The sequence CACCTAGTAGTAATAATCGAGAAGCTTGTTCAAGAAATTCCACAATATTGTTCcaataaaactaaaaattgaattttaaattaatcTACATTATATTTGTGTTAGCTTTAATGGAGTTGTTATGGTGTGTCTATCATATAAGTCAACCAACAACCTTTGTGATCCAATAGACCAATGTTCAACACACAAAAAAATCTTTCAGACGTTTGTAATCCAATTAAATTCAACTTGCTtaagaaaaaatttaataattttcttCTATATATTAACTAAGAAATGACTAACCACCAAAAAGTGATGGAGGAACTTCCACGTTACTAAAAAGTGTCTGTGTCTTAGTTTTTAGATTGCATTTTAACTTATGTTTTTAACTCGGGGGCTTCTCAGGGCAACTTAGTGATCATATTACATAATGAGCTCTTTAGCTCAGGGCTATCTCGAGGTAACCTTAATCTGGGATCATATTACATAATACTTATGTTCTTTAGTTCAGGGTCATCTCAGGGCCAACTTTAGTTTGGGATCATATTAGGGCCATTTCGAGACAACATTAGCTCGATATCATATTACATAATGCTTATGTTCTTTAGCTTGGGGCATCTTGGGACAACATTAGCCCAAGATCATATTGCATAATGCTTATGTTCTTTAAGTCGGGGTCATCTCGAGGCAACCTTAGCCCAAGATCATATTACATAATACTTGTGTTCCTTAGCTTGGAGACATCCCGAGACAACCTTAGTCCAACATCATATTATATGATGCTTATGTTCTTTAACTCGGGCCATCTCGAGACAATATTGTGAAATTTTTTGAACAAGGGCTTTCCTTCGCGGAACAAAAGTTTGTAAGTAAAAACTAATATATCCAAAGTCTTTTACTATGTTGTTTGACTTAtttgtttttacttttaatttttttcaaataaaaactgcACTATCTAGAAAAAGACAAGAGATCATAAATTTCTTTCCAAGAATTTTTAAATATTGGGAAGAATCTCGATTCACATCTTGCTTATTTTAAGTATAGATGGAATGTATAGTTCCTCGGATTAGGATTAGGATGGAGATGGGTAGGAAGAGATTGCTGAAGGGTTCATTAGTTTACTTCACCATTTGCATCTTTTAAAATAGCATAGTCTCGCGGATGTAACCCAAGTAGAAAGCCTAAGTAAATGTCtacttttgattctttttttcttgGGTTGCGTAATTTAAAAAGATGGGATGCCATTTCGTTACCAAAATAGAGTTATGCGTAAACTGTCACAACTCCCATTTGATTAACACGATTTGTTAAATTGACTTGAGCCCTACAAGTATATTCCTAACTTTTTTGTTAGACAtacttatttaaataaacaCTCGTAATCACGATCTgtgttttatttaaaatatattagtTTTGATTTGGACTGGTAGCGTGGAGTCCTGGTTTCGTGGGTATTTAAAGTCAACGAGGAAGGttaatatggtcatttgagCACTTAATAGGAAGAACGGTTGGAAAAATGGGGAAAAGCAGAGCAGACACTGTCTGTTGATTGTTCGTCAATCTGACATCCACCATTTCCACTCGGTTTTGTGCCTCTTCAATATCACCATTTCCACTCTGATTTGGACTGACATCCACCATTTCCACCATTGAATTACAGTAAGTTTGTCCACTCCTGATCTCTCATTTGTTATCTGTATTTCCGTTTCACTTCACGACTCGGCTTTTAATTTCGACCCACGAAGCTCTAGCGATCCGATTCCCCTTCTACTTCACTAGAGACGGTTGGGATTTCTTGATCTTTGGTCGAATTTTCCTTACATTTAGGATTACCTCGAGACTTCTTTGGTACCGGGGTAAATAGAAATGACCTCATCAATTAGGTTAATTTTTGGAGGTAACTTAAATTGTGTTGGGAAAATTGGGATGTAATTGTGCGTACATATATTTATTAACGGTGAGAAAATTATTAGCGTGTGATTTTGCATATGTATTATATTATTTGTATTAAAGAGGGAGGTGAGGTGGGAGTGTATTAAATTAAAAGCGAACGCGTGGACAACATAGTCTGAACTGGAGGTGTGTTGCGGACAGTTGTTAATTTAATAACCCCCCGAGCGCCTACACTTCTTCTAAATGCTAATGAGATTTATTAATTTGAAACCCTGCGTTTTCCGCGCCTCGTTGATCTCTCGCTCTTTAATAATGAACCATATTTTGTCTTTACTGGGCCTTAAAAAAAGCCCATTTCTGTTCCAATTGTTTGTATTTATCGTTCTACTTGTTCTACCTACCTACCGACCTCCAGTTCAGCCATAgctgatttgatttgatttgaattAGTTGAGAAAGTAAATTGGGTTTCTGTTTTCTCTTTCTTCGGATCGCATGTATCTTAACTTTTCATTTACAGTTTCACGTTGCTGAAGCTGCCGGAGGAATCAGGGACGAGGGAGGCCCTCTCTCTCTCTGAGTCAACGTCCAACTTCAGGCTTTCTTTCTACGGCTGAATGGCTAACTCATTGGTATTACTTTCTAATCATGACTTCAAAATCCTTTATGTTCTTTCTCCTTTATTGCACATCTCGGATTACCTGCTTATTTGGTTACACTTACACTTGCAAAAATTAACGAAGATGATGTTGGTTATCTCCTTCCTGCTCCTGTCTCAGGCTCGGAGCGATAGAAAATTCAAGAGGTTGGAATCTCGGAAGTCCCATTCATGGTGGTGGGACAGTCACGTCAGCCCCAAAAATTCTAGATGGCTCACGGAGAATCTCGAGGGTTagttattacttttcttttaccACTTATTCCTGTTGGGTTTGGGTCGTAGGAGTTTGAGTTATTGCTAGGGGCATCAATGCTTACCTTCCAAATCATatcaatccactgccttgaggAATTGCCTAATAAGTTTACGACACTTGTGTCTGTTTTCCATGTGATATCGTAGTAATTTTGTTTagtatatttaaataaatatgttatttaaatttttatggTATAAAACCATTAGTGAACTAGATTTTTTTAGTAGCTTTTTGACTTCAAATTCACGTTTCAAACACTTAAAAAAATAACTGGATTTTTAAATGGCTTTTTAGTCTTGTGACTGAAGAAGTTATTTAGAGAATACGTAAATACAGACCTGAAACAAGTGCTTCTTTCATGAAAGTGAATTTCAACAAATATTGAGTAATTTTGAACTCATTTCAGCCTTTTATTTTTAAACCATGCATAGCTCTTACAACACTCTTTTTAAAGTCGCTGGTTAGAAAAAATTTAACCACAAAACTCAACTTGATATGTTTACAATTTCTTGGTAGCTAGCAAAATTTTTATGGAACTGTTAAAAAGATAGAACAACATTTGATTGGTTATATCCTGTATTTTGAGTTAGGAAAGTTGTCCTTCCATTCCGTTCCATTTTTGTCAGGATAAATAATTATGAGAAGGAAAAAAACCTTTGAACAACATATAAATTAAGGactaaattattatattctgatgaaataaaataaaggcaAATTGTAAAAAACACACATAGTTAGTAATTATACCTTTAAACTttcataattaaaaattaagccCTCGAACTTATCTAAATTATAAAATTGGACCCTCAAACttacataattatataaattgTATTCATTATATAAGTTTGAGGATTCACCTTTTATCATTCGTGGGTCTAATTCTTATAGTTATTGTAATCTTGAGGGtccaattttaacatttttaaaagtttagagttCCAATTGTTGTTGAAAGTTTGAAGGTGTAAATGTGTAATTACAACTACCATCCTGGTTTTTGCAATTTGCCCTAAAATGAAATAGGTACTTTAtttcgatttttttttattaatatttttagtaattttaaatatatcagTATCCTAATTTTCATTTAGGAAAGTTGTCCCCACATTCCGTTTCATTTTTGTAAGGAGTAATAATTAAGAAGGGAAAAAAACCTTTGAACAGCATAATTTTTTCTATCTATATGATCATTATGATTGATGCTGAGTAATAGCTTTAATTCTCAAATTGCTTTGGGATGGTATTGCACAGATAGCAACGACTTCTTTTTAAtgtttgttttcaattttagaaTATCAGTTCgctcttttgtttttgttttcgcTGGGACTACTTTAGAAAAATGTAGTTTATTAGGTATATTGGGAATGCTCCAATATATAGCCAATATATagataattttgttatatcaTACCACCTttcttttactatatttgtctttgcacattttttttaacatttacCGACTCAAATGCCCCCAGCTTGCCAAATAACAACTAGGGAAATTGTTCTCCTCCAATTCTGAATTGACATGACATCTGTTTCCATCATGCTAGAAATTTTCCTTTTATGTAATAGTTCTCCCCATTTTCAATTTATATTCTAAAAGGGGTGGGTTTAAATTTGGGAATATGGGTAGCAGTTGCAAAATTTTAGCTTCTTCCTCCTTTCTGCATGAATCTTATGGTGCATGTGTTTCAACTACCTAAACATTGGCATGGAATTAGTTTTGTCAGCTCCATGTTTTATTTCTGCAATTCGACAATAGGTGAAAGTCAATGTTAATTCTTCATCACAATGCTAAACAAAAAATTGACAAAACGATCCTTGATGTCAGAGATGGACCGCAGCATCAAGCGTATGTTGAAGCTAATTGAAGAAGATGCAGATTCATTTGCAAAGAAGGCTGAAATGTATTATCAGAAGAGGCCAGTGTTGATCTCTCATGTTGAGGAATTCTACCGTATGTATCGTTCCCTTGCTGAGCGTTATGATCATGTGACAGGTGAGCTTCGAAAAAATATTCCTTCAGATCTACAATCTCAGGGCTCTGGTATTTCTGACCTGGGCTCTGAGCTGCCCTCTACATGGCCCTCTCCCGATCAAAGGCTTGGACGTCGAAAATCTGGACCACGAGCTGCTGGCTTTGATTTCTTCCTTGGATCTGGTGGAAGCAACTCTGATACTTGCCAAAAGGAAGGAGATGAGTCATCTTCCTTGACTGAATCTGAACCTGAATCTGACGATTCATCGGTAAACAATTATTCAGGTGGTGATCAAGGTCTGAACAGGAAGATGATTGAATTGGAGATTGAGCTTCGTGAGGCTAAAGAAAAGCTCCGCATGAAAGAGGATAATGCAGAAGGTTCACTTCCATTCAAAGGGGCAGCGGATGAAAATTCTGATTATGTTTTTGCTAGAATTGCTGGGTACGAGGAAGAATTAAGGAATGCAAACGAGAAGCTGCGAATTTCAGACATACAGATCATGAGGTTGAAAAGTGAGCTCCAAAAGTACAGGGAATCAGAAATGACCAAGGGTTTGCAGGCTGAGTCTTTGTCTGCTACAATGGAAGATACCCTGAGGCATGAAGATGGGGTTCCTTTGGTCATTAATCACGAATCAGAGGTTGACGAACATCATAGAGGTTCAGGAGCTGACCATGTCATTACCGTTAAGGAACTGGTGGAAGAGCAAAAAATTACTAAGGAAAGACTTGAGACTTCACAGAAAGAACTTTCTAAATTAAAGCTTGAACTTGAGAACAATAGATCACCTGAGAAAATCTGCCATTTGCAGAATGAGCTTGAAGCAGCCCGAAAAGATACCACTACATGGAAGGCCAAGCTGAGTGCGGAGAGAAGAGAGGTCTCCAAGCTCCAAGAAAGAATTTCAAGGTTGAAAGCTAGTTTATCAGATCGAGATCATGAGATAAGGGATTTAAAACTAGCAGTATCTGATGCTGAGCAGAAAATCTTTCCCGAGAAAGCACAAGTTAAGGCTGACATGTCTAAGCTACTTGAGGAGCAAGCTGTGTTGATGGAACAAGTCAGAGAATGGGAACATCGAGCTCGTCTTTTGGAGGATGAAATCAGAAAAATAAAAGGGGAAAAGGTGGATTTGGAAGAGAGACTTAATGGTGAGATCAAGCGGCTGGAGACGACAATTGTTGAGAAAGTAGAATGCATGGAGTATTTTAAAAATGGGCTCAATGATTTGGAGTCTGAAAGGGATCAACTACAGGCTGAAGTTGTAGCTTTGAAAGAGAAACTGAGGTCCAAAGACAAGCAGGTGGATGATATAAGGAAGCATGTGGGAAAATTGGAAAGGGAACGTGTGGAGCTAGTATCAAGTATTGATAAAGCTGACAAGGTGGCGGAGAAGTTAAGATTAAGAGAGAAGGAGCTGGAGGGTGAGGTGGAGAAGCAAAGAATACTGATAATGGAAGGAGCGGAGGAAAAGAGAGAGGCTATAAGGCAGCTATGTTTTTCGATTGAGCACTACAGGAGTGGATATCATATGCTTAGAGAAGTTTTTATTGGTCAAAAGCGGGTTCCAGTATTGGCTTCTTAAGTACATGTTTAGAATAACATCGAATCTTAAAACAATTGTTGGCTTGTTTCTGGGATGAAACAAACGGTTTTCTGTTTGTTAAATTAAATGATGTAAATGTAGTTCACTTAGAGAAACAATGAGCGGGAGTTTGATAAGAATCGTCCCAGCAGGGTCCTGTTGCCAAATTTTGGCTCTTTAACGTCTGTTGAAGTATGAAACACTTTTAGGACAATTCCTACCTTGGGCAAAACTTGAAATCTAGAAGACCAATGCGAACCAGGCAAGTGAGCTCCAATTGTACGGCTTGTATTTTGTTGTGTATGGGACGCCAGGTTTGAATCATCTTAACAAACATTGACTTGTTGGTAAATAACCTTTGTCCAATGCGGACATGTTGCTCTTTAATCTTTATTCAAGTACAGAAACGTTATAGAGGCGACAACTAAGGGGCTTATTAGGAAAATATTACagttctatttatttattttaaaaaagaataggTACTACACGCTTTACACAAGTTTTACTTTTGTGCTAACATTGTTGGTATTAAATATCTAATTCACCCAAAAGTTCAAGCTTGTGGTTGAAGGTAAATTAATTGGGAAGGAAATGACAATGGAGGGATTTGAACACATGACTTCTACAACTTCCTTAAACCACTTGCtttgatattatattaaatcGCCAATgattgaaggcaaatttaattgtATATCATTTACACGCTATGATTTCTTCTATCTAAATCTGTGGTAAGCAAAATGTGGGACTGTTTTTAGAAATATGGAACCTTTTTTGGAACATAATGACAAAAGTAGGgcaatatgtaaaaaaatgaTTAAGCATAAGGTAGAtcaatatgtaaaaaaatgataaaacatAAGGTAGATGTCCAAACTAAAAAGTAGGGTAGTTTTTTAAAACGAAAAGAGTGATGTATTGGATACATAATTTCCATTAATCCACGTGAAACATGACTAGATTAAAGGAAGTCAGTCAACTTCCTTCAAAAACAGACAAAATATGGTTTAGTTTGTTAAAAACTTGATTAATCATGccctttttttttgttctagtTCAACCAAAactattatgattattatgctCACTTACAACAAACTTCACTTTTTTATGTTCACTTGCATTAATCTCCCTCTAagacaacatagtttatttttgttttaatctCTCTCTACGAAACCATTTTCTTGTCGTCCTCTACCTCAAATGTGTTTTCGATTTGTATCGTTAACATTGAGTCGTCTAGTCTGCTGTACAATAGGTTCTATATTTTCTAAGGTTTTGATCATACATTGAGTTAAAATCTTGTAAGTTGTGTTCCATGAGTAAGTATGTATatcttggaaaaaaaattattttgaaggattacaaataatataattaaataatgtgtatgttataaaattataaaacaaatCATATTAAAATTCTTACCATGCAATAATAGTAAGCCCCGTCATGTGTGATAAATCCTCACGTAATTGACCTGGTCAAATAGCCATCTAACACTATTGGCTCATGTGTTGTTACTTATTGTGCACGAAAATCATTTCACGAATGCCACATTGTGACATACTCTGCATGAATCCTACACCAATTTTGATCATGTTTGCCTCTTAAACCAATTTGGTGGAGTGTCAGGTCTGTAAAGCTAAATGTTGGTCACATTTGCTGCATACCAAACTGTTGCAACGCACGATTTTGTAGATGCATTTCAACTATATGAAAGCAAATCATAGGGCCCACATAAGTCCAAACCACTTCACCATTATGACATCGATCAGAAATCAATGTCATAATATTAGACATGTACGGTGTCCAATTaatctattaaaaaaacaaacataagtAGATGAAAAAAATAAGTAGATAAAATTTGTATAATACTTTACTACCTGAAAGTATATCGGTCGGTCAAATATCTGCTGATACATCAACAACATATTTGTTGATTGTTTTGCTGCAGAAAGAACACCACTTTATCTAATGTgagaaaaagaatttaataataagttttagatagtgtaaattttattaaaaaaataatacataaataaaataatacctGAAACTTAAAGGTGGTTGAGCAACTAGAGCATGTAATGCTACTTGTGGTGCTACAATAGAAAATCTGTCATATGCCCATACTTGCAGTAGCATTAGTGGTTAACTATTTCTAAGGATTGTGCATTACTGGCTCGACACAATTCCCTATAAAGACATGCAGATATATAGCGCCCAAAGTGTACGTACCAGGTTGAAATCGCTTAAAGGTGAAAGAAATGTATAGTGTACCAGGGTATTTAACTTGTCGGCAAACAGAAAGCCTCCTATGAGTTGCATAATGTATGCACAAGCGTATCTTTGGATGCTCACAACGTCGACATCTGGAGGCAATTCTGTGAATTGTTTGGCCAACCATGGAAGACTCAATCGTTGAAAGCGGTAGAACTCCCAAGAAATCTTAGCATACTTGCTTTCAGTTATAGGTTAATGATCATATAATAGGCTTACCATCCATCGGTAACCCCAATTGGATTGCAACGTCTTGCAATGTAATCGTACATTCCTCACAAGGCATATGAAATGTATGGGTCTTTGGTCTTCAACGCTGGACCAATGCAGTAATTAAGTGTCAATTCAATGACAAGAATCCTATCCGGGAAACCCCAAGAAATCCACCAACCTCTAAGTATGGCACAATACGTTGATTGAAGGGGATCGTGCATTGGAATGTTGCCTCTCTCCTCCGACAACTCAATACCATAGTGGAGGAAGTATCCCTTATAAACTGTGAGCAATGGGACGATTGTTGATATAGCTAGTAGGATCAATGAAGACATGTTATACTGTGCAAATTTCCTAAAAAGTATTTCATTAATAACATAGATGTATTATAGTTCAACTACATAAAAGTGatgaattaaaaatattatatgtccaatttatgaaacaaaaattcaaaagcataaaattaaataattacacAATACAATAATATGAATTTAAGCGGTAAAATTTATTTACATATCAATACACTAAAACTTAAGCCTACAATATACATCAAACCCTAAAACATACATCAAACCATAAAATCAAACAATTACATAAAAGTAGTTCattaataattacaaaaaaccctaaaataCAACTCATTAGTGTCTTGAAGAAGAAGCATGTTGAGGACTAGTACGTCTGTTATGTCATTTTGCTTTACAGATCGTGCATCTAACTAATTGACCAGACTCTTTCCAATCCATTTCATTATGGATCCTAATAGTTACGAGTCGATTGATTCTCTAAGTAAGTCCACATTTTGGTGAACTTTAGTGAATGATAACTTTGGTCAATAGTCTAGATTTTGTATTGGAAACAACCGTCATAACAATGCTTGAAGTTGGGCAATAAGTAGCATTCATCATTATAAGGTATATACGTTAAGTGCATGTAATTACAAATTGCAATTACATGTGAGCATGGAACCTTAAATGACCGACACTTGTTGCA comes from Cucumis melo cultivar AY chromosome 12, USDA_Cmelo_AY_1.0, whole genome shotgun sequence and encodes:
- the LOC103497012 gene encoding protein NETWORKED 4A produces the protein MANSLARSDRKFKRLESRKSHSWWWDSHVSPKNSRWLTENLEEMDRSIKRMLKLIEEDADSFAKKAEMYYQKRPVLISHVEEFYRMYRSLAERYDHVTGELRKNIPSDLQSQGSGISDLGSELPSTWPSPDQRLGRRKSGPRAAGFDFFLGSGGSNSDTCQKEGDESSSLTESEPESDDSSVNNYSGGDQGLNRKMIELEIELREAKEKLRMKEDNAEGSLPFKGAADENSDYVFARIAGYEEELRNANEKLRISDIQIMRLKSELQKYRESEMTKGLQAESLSATMEDTLRHEDGVPLVINHESEVDEHHRGSGADHVITVKELVEEQKITKERLETSQKELSKLKLELENNRSPEKICHLQNELEAARKDTTTWKAKLSAERREVSKLQERISRLKASLSDRDHEIRDLKLAVSDAEQKIFPEKAQVKADMSKLLEEQAVLMEQVREWEHRARLLEDEIRKIKGEKVDLEERLNGEIKRLETTIVEKVECMEYFKNGLNDLESERDQLQAEVVALKEKLRSKDKQVDDIRKHVGKLERERVELVSSIDKADKVAEKLRLREKELEGEVEKQRILIMEGAEEKREAIRQLCFSIEHYRSGYHMLREVFIGQKRVPVLAS